One Vibrio campbellii CAIM 519 = NBRC 15631 = ATCC 25920 genomic window carries:
- a CDS encoding serine protease: MKIPRIQVGLFLATLLFSSLATSQEKLIQVADKIEHAYTFTNTEENHDTVKYQLHHSGASFIKVHFSQFNLGVGDSVTLSSDNSAEKVTFHEGSNEPFFARSISGDAVTIEWYRASESGSLAIDYYTAGYSEEKLQQVGTLSTCGVNERRDAACWEESHPTEFGWSHAVARLLIDGRSLCTAWRVGPENHLMTNNHCVSTPGKLRNTEVWFNYQRMTCNGSLDDVVKVMGNELIKTDYTLDYSLFNVTNFDTIAQFGYLGLTDTPPVYGSGIYIPQHGAGNPKEIAIESDKNGSGLCQIDVASANGRGTGTDTGYFCDTIGGSSGSPVLLSDSHQVVALHHYGGCENQGVKMERIWPEIAPVFGGQLPQGKMGKQPPTSDYPTISIGDVIGDLQQPKNGQLIFVLPASERTQDVVVSMSGGAGDADLYTLSGSRPDKSTYDCRPYRANSNESCEARMESQDLYILISAYSAFSGVTLSVDVK; encoded by the coding sequence ATGAAAATACCAAGGATACAGGTTGGTTTGTTCTTAGCGACGCTGCTCTTTTCTTCGCTGGCGACTTCTCAGGAAAAATTGATTCAAGTGGCGGACAAAATTGAACATGCCTATACATTTACCAATACAGAAGAGAACCACGACACCGTCAAATATCAGCTCCATCATTCAGGTGCGAGCTTTATCAAAGTCCATTTCTCCCAATTCAATCTTGGCGTTGGTGATTCCGTTACATTGAGCTCTGATAACTCAGCAGAGAAGGTGACTTTTCACGAAGGTAGTAATGAGCCCTTTTTCGCACGTTCCATTTCTGGTGACGCTGTCACTATTGAATGGTATCGTGCTTCTGAGTCTGGCAGTCTCGCCATTGATTACTACACGGCAGGCTACAGTGAAGAAAAGTTGCAACAAGTAGGTACGCTTTCTACCTGCGGTGTTAATGAGCGACGCGATGCTGCTTGTTGGGAAGAAAGCCATCCGACAGAGTTTGGTTGGAGTCATGCCGTCGCGCGATTGCTCATCGATGGCCGAAGTCTTTGTACAGCTTGGCGAGTGGGACCAGAAAACCATCTGATGACAAATAACCACTGCGTTTCAACGCCAGGTAAGTTGCGCAATACAGAAGTGTGGTTCAACTACCAACGTATGACGTGTAATGGCAGTTTAGATGACGTGGTAAAAGTCATGGGTAATGAGCTGATTAAGACTGACTACACGCTTGATTACTCTCTGTTTAATGTGACCAACTTCGACACCATTGCCCAGTTTGGTTATCTAGGACTAACGGATACACCTCCTGTATACGGTTCAGGTATTTATATCCCACAACATGGTGCAGGTAATCCAAAAGAGATTGCGATAGAGAGTGACAAGAATGGTTCAGGGCTTTGTCAGATCGATGTCGCGAGTGCAAACGGCCGTGGCACCGGGACGGATACCGGTTATTTCTGTGACACGATTGGTGGGTCTTCTGGCTCCCCGGTTCTTCTCTCGGATAGCCATCAGGTTGTCGCACTTCACCACTATGGAGGTTGTGAAAACCAAGGGGTTAAGATGGAACGAATTTGGCCAGAAATTGCGCCAGTTTTTGGAGGGCAATTGCCTCAAGGTAAAATGGGTAAACAGCCTCCAACATCGGATTACCCAACAATCTCCATTGGTGACGTGATCGGTGATTTACAGCAGCCTAAAAATGGCCAATTGATCTTTGTTTTACCCGCTTCTGAAAGAACACAAGACGTCGTTGTGTCGATGTCTGGTGGGGCGGGGGATGCGGATTTGTATACGCTTTCCGGGAGCCGACCGGATAAATCAACGTACGATTGTCGACCTTATCGTGCCAACAGCAACGAGAGTTGTGAAGCGCGAATGGAATCGCAAGACCTCTACATTCTTATCAGCGCGTATTCGGCGTTTTCCGGCGTAACATTGAGCGTGGATGTGAAGTGA
- a CDS encoding S8 family peptidase — MSKKLLTCCITSAICFHSAFVYSQSTDLPGASDLQQAPAALMLAPDDVAIADRYIVVFKQPQMMPSDSPDFQQSTKQSVDSMSSLYSIQAESIFDRSISGFVATLNANQLDELRSDPRVDYIEQDKMLTLEPIVSVEANQSNAIWGLDRIDQRSLPLDSNYNTNFDGTGVTAYVIDTGVNNSHVEFGGRSVSGYDFVDNDSDSSDCNGHGTHVAGTIGGSQYGVAKNVNIVGVRVLSCSGSGSTSGVIAGVDWVAANASGPSVANMSLGGGQSTALDSAVQSAIQSGVSFLLAAGNSNADACNYSPARVPSGVTVGSTTSSDSRSNFSNWGNCVDVFAPGSQIKSAWYDGGYKTISGTSMATPHVAGVAALYLQENSALSPSQLEALIAERASNGKVTDTRGSVNKLLYSLADSDCGQDCGGPNPTPDPEGKLTSGVPVNGLSGATGAMDYFYADLEAGQRLTVQTIGGSGDADLYVRFGSKPTRSSWDCRPYKYGNNETCTVTAPQSGRYHIMIHAYSSYSGMTIQANY, encoded by the coding sequence ATGTCAAAGAAACTACTTACTTGTTGTATAACCTCGGCAATCTGTTTTCATTCTGCTTTCGTTTACTCTCAATCAACGGATCTGCCAGGTGCTTCTGATTTACAACAAGCCCCTGCAGCGCTGATGCTCGCTCCGGACGATGTCGCCATCGCGGATCGTTATATCGTGGTCTTTAAACAGCCGCAAATGATGCCGAGCGACTCTCCAGATTTTCAACAGTCCACGAAACAATCGGTGGACAGTATGTCCAGTTTATATTCGATACAGGCGGAGTCCATATTTGACCGATCCATCAGTGGCTTTGTGGCAACATTGAATGCAAACCAACTCGATGAGTTACGCTCTGATCCCCGAGTAGACTACATCGAACAAGATAAAATGCTAACGCTCGAACCGATAGTCTCGGTAGAAGCAAACCAAAGCAATGCGATTTGGGGTCTTGATCGAATTGATCAGCGCAGCCTACCTCTTGATAGTAACTACAACACCAACTTTGATGGTACAGGGGTAACGGCTTATGTCATCGATACCGGTGTGAACAATTCACACGTCGAGTTTGGTGGGCGTTCTGTTTCTGGTTACGACTTTGTCGATAACGATTCAGACTCAAGTGACTGTAACGGACACGGTACGCACGTTGCCGGCACCATTGGCGGCAGCCAGTATGGTGTGGCAAAGAACGTGAATATTGTTGGTGTAAGAGTACTTAGCTGTTCTGGCTCTGGTTCGACATCCGGTGTCATTGCCGGGGTGGACTGGGTGGCTGCTAACGCTTCCGGGCCTTCTGTTGCCAACATGAGTTTGGGAGGCGGACAATCCACAGCGTTGGATAGCGCAGTACAAAGTGCGATTCAATCAGGGGTGAGCTTCCTGCTCGCAGCTGGCAACTCTAATGCGGATGCTTGTAACTATTCACCAGCTCGCGTTCCTTCTGGCGTGACCGTTGGCTCCACAACGAGCTCAGATTCACGTTCGAACTTTTCAAACTGGGGTAACTGTGTCGATGTGTTTGCACCGGGCTCGCAAATCAAATCTGCTTGGTATGATGGTGGCTACAAAACCATCAGTGGCACCTCAATGGCAACGCCACATGTAGCCGGTGTCGCAGCGCTATATCTTCAAGAAAACAGTGCATTATCACCAAGCCAGCTAGAGGCACTGATTGCTGAACGAGCATCCAATGGCAAAGTCACAGACACTCGCGGAAGCGTAAACAAGCTGCTCTATAGCTTGGCGGATTCTGACTGTGGTCAAGATTGTGGTGGTCCAAATCCAACGCCAGATCCAGAAGGCAAGCTAACCTCTGGTGTTCCAGTGAATGGCTTGAGCGGCGCAACAGGTGCGATGGACTATTTCTATGCTGACCTAGAGGCTGGCCAACGTCTAACTGTGCAAACCATTGGTGGTAGTGGGGATGCTGACCTCTACGTTCGCTTTGGTTCGAAACCAACACGCAGCAGCTGGGATTGCCGACCATATAAATACGGCAACAACGAAACATGTACTGTGACGGCGCCTCAAAGTGGACGTTACCACATCATGATTCATGCATACTCTAGCTACAGCGGTATGACGATTCAGGCGAACTACTAA
- a CDS encoding BCCT family transporter: MSTDNNGGIQRPEGKVNPIDTDYQIGQDNVALKVGPFGLDIHNRVFAISGMSIILFVVLTLTFRQQVEPFFAGLRGWLVSNLDWFFLSAGNVFVVVCLILIVTPLGRVRIGGTEATPDYTYAGWLAMLFAAGMGIGLVFFGVSEPMSHFSAALGGVNVENGVRTDWAPLGAAEDDTSAASALGMAATIYHWALHPWSIYALLALGLAIFSFNKGLPLTMRSIFYPLFGERVWGWVGHIIDILAVVATVFGLATSLGYGASQAATGLNFLFGIPMTETTQVVLIVIITALALISVVAGLDSGVKRLSEINMGLAALLLLFVIIVGPTVAIMTGFFENIMSYLANVPALSMPFGREDVNYSQGWTAFYWAWWISWSPFVGMFIARVSRGRSVREFIVCVILIPSTVCVLWMTAFGGTAISQYVNDGYQAVFDAELPLKLFAMLDVMPLSQITSIVGIILVVVFFITSADSGSLVIDTIAAGGKVDAPTPQRVFWCTFEGLVAIALMLGGGLAAAQAMAVTTGLPFTIVLLVATVSLVKGLMDEPRPASKSMKKAKA, from the coding sequence GTGAGCACCGACAACAATGGCGGTATACAACGCCCCGAGGGTAAGGTGAACCCGATCGATACTGATTACCAGATTGGTCAGGACAACGTCGCGTTAAAAGTAGGTCCTTTTGGACTTGATATTCACAACCGTGTGTTTGCTATTTCAGGTATGTCGATCATCCTGTTCGTAGTGTTAACACTGACATTCAGACAACAAGTAGAACCGTTTTTTGCGGGTTTGCGTGGTTGGCTAGTGTCGAATCTTGATTGGTTCTTCCTATCTGCAGGCAACGTGTTTGTCGTGGTGTGTTTGATCCTGATCGTAACGCCACTTGGTCGCGTTCGTATCGGCGGTACAGAAGCAACACCGGACTACACTTACGCAGGCTGGTTAGCGATGCTATTCGCTGCTGGTATGGGTATCGGTCTGGTATTTTTCGGCGTATCTGAACCTATGTCTCACTTCAGTGCTGCTCTTGGCGGTGTGAACGTTGAGAATGGTGTTCGTACTGACTGGGCTCCACTAGGCGCAGCAGAGGATGATACATCAGCGGCATCTGCACTGGGTATGGCAGCAACGATTTACCACTGGGCACTTCACCCTTGGTCAATCTACGCACTATTGGCACTTGGCTTGGCGATCTTCTCGTTCAACAAAGGCCTACCTCTAACGATGCGTTCTATTTTCTATCCTCTTTTTGGCGAGCGAGTTTGGGGTTGGGTTGGCCACATTATTGATATCTTAGCGGTAGTCGCGACGGTATTTGGTCTTGCGACTTCTCTTGGTTACGGCGCATCACAAGCAGCTACAGGTCTAAACTTCCTGTTCGGTATTCCGATGACAGAGACAACGCAAGTTGTGCTTATCGTAATCATCACAGCACTTGCTTTGATTTCGGTAGTCGCTGGTTTGGATAGTGGTGTAAAACGTTTGTCTGAAATCAACATGGGCTTAGCGGCACTATTGCTATTGTTCGTGATCATCGTGGGTCCGACAGTCGCTATCATGACTGGTTTCTTCGAGAACATCATGTCATACCTTGCGAATGTTCCTGCGCTTTCAATGCCATTCGGCCGTGAAGACGTGAACTACTCTCAAGGCTGGACGGCATTCTACTGGGCGTGGTGGATTTCATGGTCACCATTCGTCGGTATGTTTATTGCGCGCGTATCTCGTGGCCGCTCAGTTCGTGAGTTCATCGTGTGTGTTATCCTGATCCCATCAACCGTCTGTGTCCTATGGATGACGGCATTCGGTGGTACGGCGATCAGCCAATACGTGAACGATGGTTACCAAGCGGTATTTGACGCAGAGCTTCCACTTAAACTGTTCGCGATGCTAGATGTGATGCCACTGTCTCAGATCACGTCTATCGTGGGTATTATTCTGGTTGTGGTGTTCTTTATCACATCAGCGGACTCTGGTTCGCTTGTGATCGATACGATTGCCGCGGGTGGTAAAGTAGATGCACCAACACCTCAACGTGTATTCTGGTGTACATTTGAAGGCTTAGTTGCAATTGCGCTAATGCTTGGTGGTGGTCTCGCGGCTGCACAAGCGATGGCGGTAACAACTGGTCTGCCATTCACTATCGTATTGTTGGTTGCAACGGTATCTCTAGTGAAAGGTTTGATGGATGAGCCTCGCCCAGCATCAAAATCAATGAAGAAAGCGAAGGCGTAA
- a CDS encoding 3'-5' exonuclease, with amino-acid sequence MMWFSELKQDSLDLLDTSQTPDWPIYFKQLAEQAKDTRLKRYYSAPIVNGDTPLKEVPFVSVDFETTGLNAEQDAILTIGLVPFTLGRVQCSGSRHWVVNPNRELNEESVVIHGITDSEVKNAPQLEQILEAILDELAGKIVVVHYKSIERQFFNNALLNSLGEGIQFPVVDTLDIEYAIQRRECEGWLNKLKGKKPGSVRLGHARERYHLPAYQPHHALTDALATAELLQAQFQYHFDGDMPLSVIWQ; translated from the coding sequence ATGATGTGGTTTTCGGAACTAAAGCAAGACAGTCTCGATTTGCTTGATACCAGCCAGACACCCGATTGGCCGATCTACTTTAAGCAACTTGCCGAGCAAGCGAAAGATACTCGATTAAAACGCTATTACTCTGCGCCTATTGTGAATGGTGATACGCCATTAAAAGAGGTACCGTTTGTCTCCGTCGATTTCGAGACCACGGGTTTAAACGCCGAGCAAGATGCCATTCTCACCATAGGTTTGGTGCCATTTACGCTAGGGCGAGTGCAGTGCAGCGGATCTCGCCATTGGGTGGTGAATCCAAATCGAGAACTGAATGAAGAGTCTGTCGTGATTCACGGTATTACCGATTCTGAAGTGAAGAATGCACCGCAACTTGAGCAAATTCTGGAAGCCATTCTTGATGAGTTAGCCGGAAAGATTGTGGTGGTGCACTACAAGAGCATCGAGCGTCAATTCTTTAATAACGCGTTGTTAAACAGCCTGGGTGAGGGGATTCAATTTCCAGTCGTTGATACGTTGGACATCGAATACGCCATTCAGCGTCGAGAGTGTGAAGGTTGGTTGAACAAGCTCAAAGGTAAAAAGCCAGGCTCAGTGCGACTCGGCCATGCGCGTGAGCGTTACCATTTGCCTGCTTATCAGCCACACCATGCGCTGACCGACGCTCTCGCTACCGCTGAGTTGTTACAGGCGCAGTTCCAATACCACTTTGACGGTGACATGCCGTTGTCTGTGATTTGGCAGTGA
- a CDS encoding DUF294 nucleotidyltransferase-like domain-containing protein, translating to MEAEQLEVLNFISQYPPFDDLPEEHLRNIAINAEVAYYRAGTDILKKGDDIRDLYMIRSGVVEIFRRKGELYNRIDAGGLFGQMGLLMNNRVRMPAKAIEDTLVYCIPEKIFTELCDEFENFADFMELEDSARLRTAVSNHSDGNDFTTAKARKILSREPVTLEASATVREAAILMAEEGVTALLIVRAQEDITEDDDDQLLGILTEKDLCDRVLAEGRGSDIPVSEVMSYDVVSLDYSAYVFEAMLTMLRYNVHHLPILKDKKPIGVISMTDIVRYESQNSLLLVSSIFQQNSVEDLKAVSKQVKDCFVRMVSEDANAHMVGRAMSVIGSSFKQRLAELAEQELGPAPIPYCLLAMGSMARDEQLIVTDQDNALILDNSYEPALHGEYFAQFAKFICDGLAECGYTYCTGDIMATNPEWRKTRSEWEECFANWIDDPTPERLLHSNIFFDLLGVHGRVKWAEQLSGFIVRRAKKNSRFLACMAYNAIRRTPPLGFFKDFVMEKDGRHRNSINLKRRGTAPMADLIRVHALAIGSRSQNSFERLDDINNAGILPKGRVMDLKDAMELIYMVRIRHQALDIENGEEPDNNIEPEEMSEFERRNLKAAFQILSNAQNYIKFRYQRSGK from the coding sequence ATGGAAGCCGAGCAATTAGAAGTACTCAATTTCATTAGCCAATACCCACCTTTTGATGACTTACCGGAAGAGCACCTGAGAAACATCGCAATAAATGCCGAAGTCGCGTATTACCGCGCAGGGACAGACATTCTCAAGAAAGGCGATGACATTCGTGATTTGTACATGATCCGCAGTGGTGTGGTAGAAATCTTCCGCCGTAAAGGCGAGTTGTACAACCGCATCGACGCTGGTGGCTTGTTTGGACAAATGGGGTTGTTGATGAACAACCGTGTCCGTATGCCAGCCAAAGCGATTGAAGACACCTTGGTTTACTGCATTCCAGAGAAGATCTTTACTGAGCTATGTGACGAGTTTGAGAACTTTGCCGATTTCATGGAGTTGGAAGACAGCGCGAGGCTACGTACCGCGGTATCAAACCACTCAGATGGGAATGACTTTACTACTGCGAAAGCGCGCAAGATCTTAAGCCGTGAGCCAGTGACACTTGAAGCCAGTGCAACGGTACGTGAAGCGGCGATCTTGATGGCGGAAGAGGGCGTTACTGCGCTTTTGATTGTCCGTGCGCAAGAAGACATTACCGAAGACGACGATGACCAACTGCTTGGTATTTTGACCGAGAAGGATCTGTGTGATCGCGTTTTAGCTGAGGGTAGAGGCAGTGATATTCCTGTCAGTGAAGTGATGAGCTACGACGTTGTGTCGCTCGATTACAGCGCTTACGTGTTTGAAGCCATGCTGACAATGCTACGTTACAACGTCCATCATCTGCCTATTCTTAAAGACAAAAAGCCAATTGGCGTAATTAGCATGACTGATATCGTCCGTTATGAGTCGCAAAACAGCTTGTTGCTTGTGAGCTCTATCTTCCAACAAAACTCAGTCGAAGATCTCAAAGCGGTTTCTAAACAAGTGAAAGACTGCTTTGTGAGAATGGTGAGTGAAGATGCAAATGCCCACATGGTTGGACGAGCAATGTCGGTCATTGGCAGCAGTTTTAAACAGAGACTGGCAGAGTTAGCGGAGCAAGAATTAGGTCCCGCGCCAATCCCTTATTGCTTATTGGCGATGGGCTCCATGGCGCGTGATGAACAGCTTATCGTCACAGACCAAGACAACGCACTGATTCTGGATAACAGCTACGAACCAGCACTGCATGGTGAGTATTTTGCTCAGTTTGCGAAGTTCATTTGTGATGGATTAGCGGAGTGCGGTTACACCTACTGTACTGGCGATATCATGGCGACTAACCCAGAGTGGCGTAAAACGCGCTCCGAATGGGAAGAATGCTTTGCGAACTGGATTGATGATCCAACGCCAGAGCGACTTCTGCACAGCAATATATTCTTCGACTTACTTGGTGTACATGGACGCGTAAAATGGGCAGAGCAGTTGAGTGGATTCATTGTCCGCCGCGCAAAGAAAAATAGCCGCTTCTTAGCTTGTATGGCTTACAACGCGATTCGTCGCACGCCGCCACTTGGTTTCTTTAAAGACTTCGTGATGGAGAAAGACGGTCGTCATCGCAATTCCATTAACTTGAAGCGTCGCGGTACCGCACCAATGGCGGATCTGATTCGGGTCCACGCTTTGGCGATTGGCTCTCGCTCGCAAAACTCGTTTGAACGTCTAGATGATATCAACAATGCAGGAATCTTACCGAAGGGGCGCGTCATGGACTTAAAAGATGCGATGGAGCTGATCTACATGGTGCGAATCCGACATCAAGCGTTGGATATCGAAAATGGGGAAGAGCCGGATAACAACATCGAGCCAGAAGAAATGTCGGAGTTTGAACGCCGTAACTTAAAAGCCGCATTCCAAATCCTAAGCAATGCTCAGAACTACATTAAGTTCCGTTACCAGAGAAGTGGCAAATGA
- the cysS gene encoding cysteine--tRNA ligase yields the protein MSQSKLQLFNTLGRTLEPFNTIETGKVGLYACGPTVYDYAHAGNLRTYLFVDVLRRTLELNGYDVNHVMNITDVGHLVSDADTGEDKMEKGARKQNKSAWEIAKYFEDAFLDDLKRLNIIKPSIICRATEHIQEQIEFVLELEQKGFTYQTSDGVYFDSAKLPDYGKLAKLDREGLEAGIRVEMAEKKSPTDFALWKFSGDIPRQMEWESPWGVGFPGWHIECSAMAEKYLGEVFDIHVGGEDHIPVHHTNEIAQCQAKNGHVQANYWLHGFFLQLNKEKISKSGTSLRLDALIEKGFDPLAYRYLVLTSHYRSHLSFTWESLDAAQTALKRLKAKVSALPEGGKVDQTYVERFMSLINNDLAMPQAIALMWELFGSALNDADKKATARYFDRVFGLELDKVEEEEIPSEILELVELRLQMKKQKEYQQADEIRQKVAELGYRINDAGDGSTVSKQG from the coding sequence ATGAGTCAGTCAAAACTACAACTATTCAATACACTGGGGCGCACCCTTGAGCCGTTCAATACCATCGAAACGGGTAAGGTTGGTTTGTACGCTTGTGGTCCGACGGTGTACGACTATGCGCACGCAGGAAACTTGAGAACCTACCTTTTTGTGGATGTGTTAAGACGCACGCTAGAGCTCAACGGCTACGACGTAAACCACGTTATGAACATCACGGATGTTGGCCACTTGGTGTCTGATGCCGATACCGGTGAAGATAAAATGGAGAAGGGCGCGAGAAAACAGAACAAGTCTGCTTGGGAGATCGCAAAGTATTTTGAAGACGCGTTTTTAGATGATCTTAAAAGGCTCAACATCATTAAGCCTTCCATTATTTGTCGGGCTACCGAGCACATTCAAGAACAGATTGAATTCGTCCTAGAGCTTGAACAAAAGGGCTTTACCTATCAAACCTCCGATGGCGTTTATTTTGATTCGGCCAAGCTTCCAGATTACGGAAAACTTGCCAAACTGGACCGCGAGGGCTTAGAAGCGGGCATTCGCGTCGAAATGGCAGAGAAAAAGAGCCCAACCGACTTCGCACTCTGGAAGTTTAGCGGCGACATACCAAGACAAATGGAATGGGAAAGCCCTTGGGGAGTTGGCTTTCCAGGGTGGCACATTGAATGTTCTGCGATGGCAGAGAAGTACCTTGGGGAAGTGTTCGATATTCATGTTGGTGGGGAAGACCATATCCCAGTTCACCACACCAACGAAATTGCCCAATGCCAAGCAAAGAATGGACACGTTCAAGCGAATTACTGGCTGCATGGCTTCTTCCTTCAATTGAACAAAGAGAAGATCTCTAAGTCCGGTACGTCACTTCGCCTTGATGCCTTAATCGAGAAAGGCTTTGACCCGCTGGCTTACCGTTATTTGGTATTGACCAGTCATTATCGCAGTCATTTGAGCTTTACTTGGGAGAGCTTAGACGCTGCACAAACAGCTTTAAAGCGCCTGAAAGCGAAAGTGTCGGCACTACCAGAAGGTGGCAAAGTCGACCAAACGTATGTTGAGCGTTTTATGTCACTCATCAACAACGATTTAGCCATGCCACAAGCGATCGCATTGATGTGGGAGTTGTTTGGAAGTGCATTAAACGATGCAGATAAAAAGGCAACGGCGCGCTATTTTGACCGTGTGTTTGGTTTGGAGCTTGATAAAGTAGAAGAAGAGGAAATCCCTAGCGAGATCTTGGAATTGGTAGAGTTGCGTTTGCAAATGAAAAAGCAGAAGGAATACCAACAAGCTGACGAAATCCGCCAGAAAGTTGCCGAACTTGGCTACAGAATCAACGATGCTGGTGATGGCTCAACGGTAAGTAAACAAGGCTAG
- a CDS encoding LTA synthase family protein, translating into MKKPAFGPLQPIAVFALFSLAFLSVSRILLAIWLADRIESFNDLIYILGQGLRVDFATICWLFILPGLLSALLPVQGKIGACWKLVLRCWMVAGLWILVYMELATAPFIQEYDLRPNRLFVEYLIYPKEVFSMLWTGYKLELFIGALGTAITLFLGWKWSKKLTDNAQQVNWKWRPLIAILVVLIGVGGARSSLGHRPLNPAMVAFCNDPLLNDLALNSSYSLLFAVNNMKSEKSAEQFYGKMDNQKMLELVRSSSTKSDFDTSLLPTMNTNKATYQGKPKNLVILLQESLGAQFVGSLGGLPLTPNFDKLMAEGWQFTQMYATGTRSVRGIEAVTTGFPPSPSRAVVKLSKSQTNFFTIADLLKANGYHTEFIYGGEANFDNMKSFFFGNGFDQIIEEKHYENPEFVGSWGVSDEDLYTKADQEFERLSKTDKPFFSLVFSSSNHSPYEYPEGKIEPYDSEFMTRNNAVKYSDYAIGTFFDKAKKSSYWDDTIFIVIADHDARVSGANLVPVKHFHIPALIIGKGVEPRKDDRIANNLDMPPTLLSLIGVDATSPMIGRDLTKPLAREDERAMMQYDKNFGYLTRDNLVVFSPGEKVSTMQYNFDNQTMEPIEVEPAIIERAKANALFASKAYQNNWYSSKATK; encoded by the coding sequence ATGAAGAAGCCCGCATTTGGGCCTTTACAGCCTATTGCTGTATTTGCGCTATTTTCGCTCGCTTTTCTCTCTGTTTCGCGAATTTTACTGGCCATTTGGCTCGCTGACCGAATCGAATCTTTTAACGACCTCATCTATATTCTTGGTCAGGGCCTACGCGTAGACTTCGCGACTATCTGTTGGCTGTTCATTCTTCCGGGCTTACTCTCTGCTCTATTGCCCGTACAAGGTAAAATAGGTGCATGTTGGAAACTAGTTCTCCGCTGCTGGATGGTCGCTGGTTTGTGGATCTTGGTTTACATGGAGCTTGCAACTGCCCCATTTATTCAAGAGTATGACCTGCGCCCTAACCGCTTGTTTGTTGAGTACCTAATTTACCCGAAAGAAGTATTCAGTATGCTATGGACCGGTTACAAGTTAGAGCTATTTATTGGTGCACTAGGCACTGCTATCACGCTTTTCCTTGGTTGGAAATGGAGTAAAAAACTCACCGACAATGCTCAGCAAGTAAACTGGAAATGGCGCCCGTTGATTGCAATATTGGTTGTATTGATCGGTGTCGGCGGTGCACGCTCTTCGTTAGGTCACCGTCCTCTTAACCCTGCGATGGTGGCATTTTGTAATGATCCTCTGCTCAATGACTTGGCACTTAACTCCTCTTATTCACTGCTGTTTGCTGTGAATAATATGAAATCCGAGAAAAGCGCTGAGCAGTTTTACGGCAAGATGGACAACCAGAAGATGCTTGAGCTTGTTCGCTCCTCTTCAACTAAGTCTGACTTCGACACTTCATTGCTACCAACGATGAACACCAACAAAGCCACCTATCAAGGTAAACCAAAGAACTTGGTAATTTTGCTTCAGGAAAGTTTAGGTGCTCAGTTTGTTGGTTCACTCGGTGGTCTTCCACTAACACCAAACTTCGATAAGTTAATGGCTGAAGGTTGGCAGTTCACCCAAATGTACGCGACGGGCACACGCTCTGTTCGTGGTATTGAAGCCGTGACAACCGGTTTTCCACCATCGCCTTCTCGCGCCGTTGTGAAACTGAGCAAGAGTCAGACGAACTTCTTTACGATTGCCGATCTTCTTAAAGCAAATGGCTACCACACCGAATTCATTTACGGTGGCGAAGCAAACTTTGACAATATGAAGTCGTTCTTCTTCGGCAATGGTTTCGATCAAATTATTGAAGAGAAACACTATGAGAACCCAGAATTTGTTGGCTCTTGGGGGGTAAGTGATGAAGATCTTTACACCAAAGCAGACCAAGAATTTGAACGTTTGTCTAAAACAGACAAGCCTTTCTTTAGTCTGGTATTCAGTTCGAGCAACCACAGCCCTTACGAATATCCAGAAGGCAAGATCGAACCTTATGATTCTGAATTTATGACACGCAACAACGCAGTTAAGTATTCAGACTATGCGATTGGCACATTCTTTGACAAGGCGAAGAAATCATCTTACTGGGATGACACGATTTTCATTGTCATTGCTGATCACGATGCTCGTGTTTCTGGTGCAAACCTAGTACCGGTGAAACACTTCCACATTCCAGCATTGATCATTGGTAAAGGTGTTGAGCCGCGTAAAGATGACCGCATTGCTAATAACTTAGATATGCCGCCGACCCTCCTTTCGTTGATTGGTGTGGATGCGACATCACCAATGATTGGTCGTGACCTTACCAAGCCTCTCGCGCGTGAAGATGAACGTGCCATGATGCAATACGACAAAAACTTTGGTTACCTAACCCGAGATAATCTTGTTGTATTCTCTCCGGGAGAAAAGGTATCGACGATGCAATACAACTTCGATAACCAAACGATGGAACCTATCGAAGTGGAGCCGGCAATTATCGAGCGAGCGAAAGCCAACGCATTGTTTGCTTCTAAGGCTTATCAAAACAACTGGTATTCTTCCAAGGCGACGAAGTAG